A genomic stretch from Candidatus Methylomirabilota bacterium includes:
- a CDS encoding chemotaxis protein CheW has translation MLRRRSTQPDPLRRQNVVLFGLEGHRFALPARDIVEVARIESYTPLPCEDPAHLGVVLHREHVIPLVDVGPRLGLRRPRPAVRPRLCVFVRAAAGELGLPVDEVLGFRHGPGEAPREEVLLDPDGLGGSYGQGTAH, from the coding sequence ACGGCGTTCGACGCAACCTGACCCGCTGCGGCGCCAGAACGTCGTGCTCTTCGGACTGGAGGGCCACCGCTTTGCCCTGCCGGCCCGGGACATCGTGGAGGTGGCCCGGATCGAGTCGTACACGCCGCTTCCGTGCGAGGATCCCGCGCACCTCGGCGTCGTGCTTCATCGGGAGCATGTGATCCCCCTCGTGGATGTGGGCCCACGCCTGGGCCTCCGCCGGCCGCGCCCCGCGGTGCGTCCTCGGCTGTGCGTGTTCGTGAGGGCCGCCGCCGGAGAGCTGGGGCTTCCCGTCGACGAGGTTCTGGGATTCCGGCACGGCCCAGGAGAGGCGCCTCGGGAGGAGGTCCTTCTCGACCCCGACGGACTGGGAGGTTCGTATGGCCAAGGTACTGCTCATTGA
- a CDS encoding response regulator, with protein sequence MAKVLLIDADWENLVALQKALAAEGYEVAVALSGSFALTMLEWDRPDLIVSLAENQDMDAYELCSIIRADPATRQIPFLLLTGPAGPVPGAAARAGISRVIAGKFNVSTLVGQVGELLTRSAAPVVTPAPPRGAPSTEAKRVAH encoded by the coding sequence ATGGCCAAGGTACTGCTCATTGACGCGGACTGGGAAAACCTCGTCGCCCTCCAGAAGGCGCTGGCGGCGGAGGGCTACGAGGTCGCGGTAGCCCTGAGCGGCTCGTTCGCGCTCACCATGCTCGAGTGGGACCGGCCCGATCTCATCGTGAGCCTGGCCGAGAATCAGGACATGGATGCCTACGAGCTCTGCTCGATCATCCGGGCCGATCCCGCGACCCGGCAGATCCCGTTCCTCCTCTTGACCGGACCCGCCGGGCCGGTCCCGGGCGCCGCGGCCCGGGCTGGCATCAGCCGCGTGATCGCGGGCAAGTTCAACGTCTCGACGCTCGTCGGCCAGGTCGGTGAGCTGCTGACCCGGAGCGCCGCTCCTGTCGTGACCCCGGCCCCGCCCCGCGGGGCGCCGTCGACCGAAGCCAAGCGCGTGGCGCACTAG